One segment of Streptomyces sp. XD-27 DNA contains the following:
- a CDS encoding endo-beta-N-acetylglucosaminidase: protein MSDRPHAHRPSTGPARRGLLAAGAATAAFGLAAGRAAAVGAAPAPAPAPARTAADLQPYASYWFPGSLPSGTPDPGVVWRSLKEWTPESDGDLPYNTATVPLADRFAPVPPNATARAGQARVQALAAFAPTSRNPSQGAPTADCYALTHWAYLDELVFWGGSSGEGLILAPNAPVVDAAHRNGVPVLGTVFLPPAAYGGQLRWTRDLVRRGADGGFPVADKLIAVARAYGFDGWFVNAETGGGDAALAADMRGFLRHLRERSGGLRVTWYDSMIDTGAVSWQNRLNERNADFFRASDSMFVNFGWSRSGLAASAGLATDMGRDRYELWAGIDTEARGWDTPVDWDAIVPPDGPHVVSYGFYRPEWTWTGLPSDQRTPAAFHARDDRFWTGPSLDPSAPDAGASWRAPALSVADRSTVTALPFACAFNTGHGLRWYERGKVLSETPWNHLGLQDRLPGRRWVVRTAGTRPRVGFDFADAWRGGSSLLVDGALAAPATVELHAVRLPLSEATVVELTHRADAGSAAVRVELAVALEEPGAPGEPYRFAFVPAGTLAAGDGWTSVTLRPGRRLRGPLGDPRTVTVHALGVRLTAPGGGAVRWRLGALAVRDAAPAGPARPGACKVAAAGKNADGSAALRLVWGRSPGPLRHYELCQVLPGGGRRFLGGTCGTAFYVPALRRTRGEAVTRIEVRAVDELFAPSAPSVATYTW, encoded by the coding sequence GTGAGCGACAGACCCCACGCACACCGCCCGTCGACCGGCCCCGCGCGGCGCGGCCTGCTCGCCGCCGGGGCGGCCACCGCGGCGTTCGGCCTCGCGGCGGGCCGCGCGGCCGCGGTCGGCGCGGCACCGGCACCCGCACCCGCACCCGCACGGACTGCCGCCGACCTCCAGCCGTACGCCTCGTACTGGTTCCCCGGCAGCCTGCCGAGCGGCACCCCGGACCCCGGTGTCGTCTGGCGCAGCCTCAAGGAATGGACGCCCGAGTCCGACGGGGACCTGCCGTACAACACGGCGACCGTGCCCCTGGCCGATCGCTTCGCGCCCGTACCCCCGAACGCCACCGCCCGCGCCGGGCAGGCCCGCGTCCAGGCGCTCGCCGCGTTCGCGCCGACCTCGCGCAACCCCTCCCAGGGCGCGCCGACAGCGGACTGCTACGCGCTCACCCACTGGGCGTACCTCGACGAGCTCGTCTTCTGGGGCGGCTCCTCCGGTGAGGGCCTGATCCTGGCGCCCAACGCGCCCGTGGTGGACGCCGCGCACCGCAACGGGGTGCCGGTCCTGGGCACCGTGTTTCTGCCGCCCGCGGCGTACGGCGGGCAGCTGCGATGGACCCGGGACCTGGTGCGGCGCGGCGCGGACGGCGGGTTCCCGGTCGCGGACAAGCTGATCGCGGTGGCGCGGGCGTACGGGTTCGACGGCTGGTTCGTCAACGCCGAGACCGGCGGCGGGGACGCGGCGCTCGCGGCCGACATGCGCGGCTTCCTGCGCCATCTGCGGGAGCGGTCCGGCGGGCTGCGGGTGACCTGGTACGACTCCATGATCGACACCGGCGCGGTGAGCTGGCAGAACCGGCTCAACGAGCGCAACGCCGACTTCTTCCGGGCGTCCGACAGCATGTTCGTGAACTTCGGCTGGAGCCGGTCGGGGCTGGCCGCCTCCGCCGGGCTGGCCACGGACATGGGCCGCGACCGCTACGAGCTGTGGGCCGGGATCGACACCGAGGCGCGCGGCTGGGACACCCCGGTCGACTGGGACGCGATCGTCCCGCCGGACGGGCCGCACGTGGTGTCGTACGGCTTCTACCGGCCCGAGTGGACCTGGACCGGCCTGCCGTCGGACCAGCGCACGCCCGCCGCCTTCCACGCCCGCGACGACCGGTTCTGGACCGGGCCGTCGCTGGATCCGTCCGCGCCCGACGCAGGCGCGTCCTGGCGGGCGCCCGCGCTCTCCGTCGCCGACCGGTCCACGGTGACCGCGCTGCCGTTCGCGTGCGCCTTCAACACCGGGCACGGGCTGCGCTGGTACGAGCGCGGCAAGGTGCTCTCCGAGACCCCGTGGAACCATCTGGGGCTCCAGGACCGGCTGCCCGGCCGCCGCTGGGTGGTGCGGACCGCGGGCACCCGGCCGCGGGTCGGCTTCGACTTCGCCGACGCGTGGCGCGGCGGCAGCAGTCTGCTGGTGGACGGCGCGCTGGCCGCCCCCGCCACCGTCGAACTGCATGCGGTGCGGCTGCCGCTGTCGGAGGCGACGGTGGTGGAGCTGACGCACCGCGCCGACGCCGGTTCGGCGGCGGTGCGGGTGGAGTTGGCGGTCGCGCTGGAGGAGCCGGGCGCCCCCGGGGAGCCGTACCGGTTCGCCTTCGTACCGGCGGGGACCCTGGCGGCGGGCGACGGTTGGACCTCGGTGACACTGCGGCCGGGGCGGCGGCTGCGGGGCCCGCTCGGCGACCCGCGCACCGTCACGGTCCACGCGCTGGGCGTGCGGCTGACCGCGCCCGGCGGCGGCGCCGTCCGCTGGCGGCTGGGCGCGCTGGCGGTGCGTGACGCCGCCCCCGCCGGCCCGGCGCGTCCGGGTGCGTGCAAGGTGGCGGCGGCGGGGAAGAATGCGGACGGGTCGGCCGCGCTGCGGCTGGTCTGGGGCCGCTCCCCCGGTCCGCTGCGCCACTACGAGTTGTGTCAGGTGCTGCCCGGCGGGGGCCGCCGGTTCCTCGGCGGCACGTGCGGCACCGCCTTCTACGTCCCCGCGCTGCGCCGTACGCGCGGCGAAGCGGTGACCCGGATCGAGGTGCGGGCTGTCGACGAGCTGTTCGCCCCGTCCGCGCCGTCCGTTGCCACGTACACCTGGTAG